Within Rhipicephalus microplus isolate Deutch F79 chromosome 9, USDA_Rmic, whole genome shotgun sequence, the genomic segment tgcgccacgaaattccactaatcatcattatcatcattattgtCATCACATCGAAGCTCTCTTAAATTCTCGAAATATTTCACTGTTCTCGTATACATAATTGGACATTTCACCAAATATTTCCTTGCTTCGTTTGAAGTTCATCATGACTAGCCATAAGAGGAAATCTGTTCTTTCCGCTTGAAAAAAATGGGCCTTGTCTTGTGCAGTTGTTTGTACGACAACTGGTGATGCATTTTTAGGCTAGAACCCGTAATAACTCGTAATCGCTATACTTttctggtacttagctacggagcagaaacatggatgcttacaaagagggttcagcttaaattgaggacttctcagcaagcgatggaaaggaaacgATAGGTGTAAtctgaagagacaagaagagagcagagcggatcAGAAGACAAACCGGGGTTGATGATATAGCAgcaatcaagaagaggaaatggacataggctgggcatgtagcgcgtaagcctgataaccgctgatcattaagggtaatttACTGGATGCCTtaagaaggcaagtgggttaggaagagacagaaagttaggtgggtagaaGAGATTAAGATGCTTGCGGGTTTAAAATGGCAGCAGAAAGCGTAGAACCGAGTTgtctggcggaacatggcagaggccatTGTACTGTAGTAGGCGTAGTCAGTCTGATGATGATGGATTACTGTATATGGTGTCTGTTCGGTCACCTGACGTGGTGCCAGTGGTGGGGGTCCCTCTTTACGTGGAAGAATAAATCGGCGTTATGAGCGCTGGACGCAAGGGCATCCGCAGGACGCGCAACGTGCGAGAAAACAAATGCATGCTAAACGGAAGCAGATTGGTGTCGCAGCGATTCAATGTAAAAAAAGTAAGAGACACACACTTTCCACTTCTAAGCCTTTCCACTGCGAGTGTAAAAAGACAGCATACTCAGACGATAGCCACAGGCTTTCGCCGAACACCCTTTGGAACTTGCAGTGTTCGTTTATTTACCTTAATGTTTTCTGTCACCCACTATTTGTCGATTTTATCTAGACCCGTCTTACGTACCATCTACCTTTTCTCCTGGTCACAACAGAAGTTGCTAAAGAATTGAAATATTGGTTTTTAAAAGAGATCTTTGGCACTATTTAGTTTTGGAAAGCTAAATTCACATTCAGTTATTTATACCAAGTCAACAGAACGACGCTAGCAGCCGCAATGGGCAACACCCTTTTCTCTGAATCTGTTTGTGTGCAGTAAGTTTTGTTTACTTTTCGTCAGCATGTGTCTTCAGAATACTTGAACTGTGCATATCACCACAAGCTCAACACAATTTATTTGCTCTCCGCACCTCTACTTTATGTTTGAAATCATGGCTTCATGAGCAAGTAAATAGTGAGCTCAGGCCTGTAAACTGCAGGCTCTGCAACGACCTCAAGACAAGCCAGCATTGTAAATTCTTTACCGTGATTGCCTTCATTTCAGGGACAGCTTCAAGAGAATCAATATAATACAATCTTCAATTACCTCATAGTGTTCAGTTCTTCGGTTCGAAAGATTGTCGACAATAAGTCGCCATATTAAGTAACAACGCTGCTACTGATTTATTCATTATGAAAAATCCACATGATGGCCAGGCATGCTGAGCCACTTTGCTTGACAAGGTCTGTCTTTTGAGAAACAACGGCTAATTTGCATAGTGTTGCCCAGACATTTGAGCATGTTCCGAATGGTTTGGACTTCTGGATGGTTGTATTTTTGTACCATACGTTTGAAGATTTACTAGACTGTGTGAAAATGTGTGTTTCATACATGTAAGCGTAAATCTAAAGCCATGAATTCTATTCGAATAGACGACGATAACTCACTACTTCATTACCTATGACTAAATAAAGGAGGGACCACGGCGCAGTCGACGGCGTGCCTAGTTACTGCTGTCGTGGACTAAGAAGTCATTTGTTCAATTCACAGTGACAgaagtctatttttttttcaatttggtcTTGCAAAGTTATGATGGACCCTGGTGTAAAACACGTTCATGCCGAAATTTAGATTTATATGCGCGAGTATCAACGTTCACTGCATGACTGAAGGTCAATATTTACCCAAACAACATATAGGTAAAATAGCATGTCGTGTGAATGTCACATTAAACGATCTTTACACTTACATGGCGAAGGAAGTGCCTAAAGCTGTGGCACATTTGACTATTGTGGTTCACAACTTCGACGATCACAAACCATACATGCTTCAGTCATACTTGGGGTCACGAAGGCACAGAAACAAATATCACCTATTTCTAAACCTAGTTACAATGAGCTCAACTGATATAATGTTTCAAAGGAGATCATGAATTCACCCGATATGGTGCGTACAAATTGCAAGCCAACGAAAATAGAGCAATTCTTGTAGGAACTCCTAATCCCGGTTATCTTCATTGAGTCGTCATTACCAAGTAGTAATTTCCTCTGAAAACGAAAAGGAACAACCATAATTCTGCTAAATATCTAAGTACAGCCGCCGTTCCATTTCATTTTTCCTAAATATTCCATTTCACTCCCATAACTCGTCCCGGCAGTCCTTCCGCTCCTCCGACCCCCTTTACACTCTGTTAATTTTTGTTTGGATAAAAAGATAGAGCACGATACATACAGATAGAAGCACTAAGGCAAGAAACTGTCCCTTCAACACAATTATGCTTGGCAAAACGTCCGGTACAGCACACGACGTGTTTAAAAGCTTTTTCCCCAAAAGCCATCATCTTTCCTGGactctttcttttttatcttcgTTCTAATACAAACAAAATAACTACTTTTTTTGCCTCCTTGCCATACTGTAACCTGTTAGATCCTGTTTGTCCTGTGTTTTCTGAGAATTTTATGATGAGAAAATTCTCTGACAATTTCTTTTAAAGAAACCATGCGTCTTCTGAGAATTAACATTAGCGATCCCACTTCTGAGCTGGGACAATGAGACGCTATTTTTCGTTCATGTTTGAAGCCACAATCTACTAGCGCTGAACAAGGTAGGTTTAATTCCAAATTCATCTGCTGACTGACTTCTGGTGCCTACGTGTAGGGAAATTGAGTGCTGTTGTCTGCTTTGTGGTATTGCTAAAGGAAGGAAGTgattttaggggctaagctcctaaaagcgacacccattcgtccctcgtcgtagtcgtagtgtgtaaccgtTCTTACGCTTTGACCAGGAAGGTGGAGCCGGTGGGAGGTTTCTcatgtgcgttgttcaacaagaaaaaatttgcagcgtgtgcgttaactgaaagccgaattctcttgtctctcaatacccattagcagccattggcatatacattgagcactatctgacaagaaagggttgctacgttatactcgctgggcgtaacctccttggttttaaaaaggtttagcgagcgttgggctgtagtgccatgaatacagtgaactagtatataacatgaactcgaggtggttaaaggtgggaagtagacacgaagtgcaaacCGCAAGAAAGTAAACGCGTGCaacctctcgttttgtccttggaacGTCCACTgggtggtggtgcttctatatgcagaatatatgatgaaaacatgcgagatggtggtacttggagtgttgactaaatggacgaatggacgcacagacagatgcatggatggacgcatggatggctgcacagacggatggacgcatggacagacgcaggggcggatgcatggacgaacgcagggatgcccgcacagatggacgtgcggacgcatgaacagacgcaggcacggacgggcggatggacgcatgaatggtcacactgacgaacgcatgaacggacggaagcaagaaggaatggatgAACGAATATAGCTCCCCAATCTCCATTCTTCACCCCGTGAATGCGCTGTCATTTTAAACAATTCCTTCTTCTTTGTTAGGCCGAATAATATTAATATTTATCAGATAATACTTTCAACAAAAGTATATGTCATGTTATCTCTACTAGTTCTTATGCAAGTACTTAAAAACTAAAGTGAACGAATAGAAAACTGATCGGCTGCAGCGACTGAATGTTTAACCGTAGAATTCGAAGGATGCAGTtaagattcgaaaaaaaaaaaggttttgtaGAGGACTGCCACGCATTCTACAGTCCACTCAATAACTGGTTAAGGGGTTAGTGAACACAAGGTGGACATGACTGGGTCAAGGATTTAAAAGTGCACTTTCCTGAGGATAAAACAATGTTGCCTCTAGTACATCAATTAGTTTCTGTACTACAAATTCAgaatatttttaaagaatgaaTCGTATAGGTTGCCACATTATTTTTTTCTCAGCTCATGTTTCAACTTAAATGTCATTTATTCACTGTTTCGTTAAAACACCCGCCACGGACCTACGAAATCAATGAGTGCTGCATTGCATGCTGTGTTGTAACGACGATAAGCAGCAACTTTATCATTGCAGTGCTTGTGCATAGTATAACAAAATCATGCATCTGCTTACAGAAAAGACACCCTAGCGGTGTGGCCTGCTTTGAATCAGTACCTAATTTAGTTATTTTCTACTATTGCACTCTTCTAGTTCGTGGGGATGCCTGAGAAATTATGGACCGTCAAGACAACTAATACAGCACATATCAGATGTGAGGTTGACCAACGAGTGTCTATTAGGGCACTGTCCGTTATTTTTAATAGGTCTTACTTAACCAGAAATCACAGGTGAGTTTTTGCAACACTACTGCATTTCTTCTGTTAGATGCGTATTTTTTTTCTCCACAGGCGTGTATTACGGATACGGGGAGTGTTTGATAACCGTCGCAAGCGCCGGATGACTCTCTTTTACGGAGGTAGGGCTTAAATATGCAATCTTTATATTCATCAATTGACTAAGTGCTCTTATTCACTAATGTTTTCTTAATTGTGCACAATGATTTACTCTTTGATTTCGATGGCTGATAACATCAATAAACTGTATTAAATGACGCGGTTTATAACATTCAGGCAACATACCATTCCCCCTTGCCTCAGTGCTACTGTTTACATGCTGTCACGGCATACTTCAAAGATGACCTCCATGTCTGCCAgatcaccttgcatgtaccacaTGCACGTAGCATGAGGCATTCAATTTAGTACCCGAGAGCAATGTGACAAACCAGTGCGCAGCCGCTCTCTGTAATGACAAGACTAAAACGATCCAATGTCGCCTTCTCCCATGAGTATATCAACCTTCATGTTTTTTCTCATGGTATGAAGCGCTCGTTATAGAGTTAGATGCTCTCATAcatgtgtcatgtaataacaatTCAACAAATTCACACTTAGGGATACgcctaactatatatatatatatatagacagcgACGGGTCAATCCTTCACACCAGCTAGTATATTATATTTCTTGGTTTCGTTGCACTCATTCTAGCTCATGCAACCTTCAGCCAGTATCACTCTCTTTGGCGTTCGAGAATTTCTTTCAGCCATTAGCATAAGAAATGCAATTCCAAGCATCAAATGCTAAAGACAAAATAATGAATTGAGACACATCCTAATGGGTTCAAACGTATAGACAATACATGAGCAGGGTTTTTATGAAGTGTGCTCAAGAAGACTGGAATGTAGAAGATCCTCGGCAATTACAAATGCaaaaggaaacagaaaaaaacactcaATTTGTAGTATCAAAATGTTCATCATCCATGTCCCTGAATGCACCAAGTATATAACTGCGGATATTTACGTGAACAGCATGGAATAGGGCAGTTTTCCGAAATTGTCAAGGGCAACACTCTGAACTGAGAAAATACAAAAATAATTTGGATATGCCACATTATTTGGTTGAGAGAGAAGCGTAGCGAGAAAGAGATGCAGATTTATATACACCATTTTGTAGCTGCAATGGGTTTTCTTGCCAGACGCTTTCACGACACTCAAATGCCTAAAGAATATATCCCTACGAAACGCAGGCGCTTATACCGAGCGAAGACGTTTGCTTCAATTAGCTGAAGCGCAAGTTTAGACGTGCTGTTGTAAACCCCATGATTCTTGACATTTGCTGCACTATGATGGAAAGAAATGTCATATACTACACAATCTATAGTCATAGCATTGATACGAAGTAAAATGGCCAAAAACTACAATGAAAGAGAGGACACACACACATGGATTCctgtttgtgtatgtatgtatgtatgtatgtatgtatgtatgtatgtatgtatgtatgtatgtatgtatgtatgtatgtatgtatgtatgtatgtatgtatgtatgtatgtatgtatgtatgtatgtatgtatgtatgtatgtatgcaggtATGTATATATGTATCTAAAGGAAGAGAACAGACATCACCTTTGCTACGGGCCGGCTTTTGTATTCTGTTTCGCAGCATAGCCTAGTGCACGCTCGCGCCCCAGTGGCGCTGTCATccttacactcggccatgactgtgATGAAGTAGAACTAGCTGCCAAAAATGTCTCTGGAAAATTTTCGGGTGTGTCGCGGTGGTCTGTATATGGTATGTCATGACTGGTCTTGAGGAAGTGCCGAAGGCTCTGGAGGCCGGCACTCGCTGTGGCGTGTCAGCCAGTGGCGTCAATGATGCCTTTGGTGGTCGGCCTTGGCTGTTGCGTGGCGAATAGTCTTGCACAGCCTGAGTGGTCTGTCTTGTGCACGCCGCGATGCATCGAGTGTCGAAATCTCATGTTGCTGACAGTGACTGCCTCACTGCAGCTGCAGGCCTCAGCCACGCTGCGACTCCACGTGCTTTACAGAAGGTGCATCTAGCAGATAGCTCTCAAGATTAGGTGTGGGAAGCTTGTGGCTCTCATAATCTTTTTGTCGCACTCGTGAACGCGCTGTTGGGGAATTTTCGCCCCGTATGTCGGTGGCCATCAAAGTGAAAGTTTAGAAGAGATAAGCGCAGCAGCCACCGGGAACTCATTTTCAGGTTTTAGCTGCAAGGTCCTTGTGTGCGCCCTAACGTATTGTATTTCAGAGCTGCCGAGGTCAAAAGAGCTTTGGTCACCATTTGAACCATGGATCGACTTGGGCTTTAGTGACCGGCCTTCCTTGACAGCTTTGACAGACATGTCAGCTTGACTCAACGACACGTCACTTTGAAAATGCCAGGCATCTGACGGTTCCGGAGGTAGTTTCAATAGATTGGGTGCCGTTTCCGGTGGTTCTCGCATGCGCTTTTTCAGTGCACGCAAGAGGACTTCCGGATGTGTGGGAATTTTCAGAGAAGCTGATGGGTCTTGCATATAGGCATAGATGTCATGGGCTCCTGCTCTTCCGCTTTTTTTACAAAAGATGTATGTGTGAGAGCCGAGAAGAGATGGTAACGGCGTGTTCGCGTGTCTTGCTGGTTATCTCTGGAGCGTCACCAACAGTCCTTCCTTGTAGGTGCTCATGATCTGTGATGCTCATGCGGAGAGTAATATCGCGTAACAGCAGCTGTTTGGCGCGGAATCCTTCTTGTGGTCGTTGTGGGTGACTGCCGCGAGGCCATCTACGATGCTCTCGGTAAAAAGGCTGCGGGGTACATCTGTGCCGTCGATGTGGCTTGCCGAGGAAATAGCGTCACAGGAATGTGAAAGAGGGCGAAAAATGTTTTTGAACTTAGCGCAATTTCAGGCCTAGATTGCTGCCTTATTCCCTGGTAGGCATGCCTTGCTCTGGCAGCGTTGCGAAGGTGGTCGATGGAAAATATTCACTTGCGATATTCTGGCGAGGAAGGTGCTGAGAGAAATAATGGTCTCCACCTTCAGGAATGCCGTGAAACACCGGGAATGTCGCAAAACAACGGGACTGCTCGAACAGCCGACGATCGTGTAGCGGCATGCAAGGAACCGGAGTTCAGCGACAACACTTGATGGAGTTGAAATAGTAGCTCTGCCAGCACGCGTGAAATATCCGCACAGTTGCTCACCGAGCCACTTGACAAGCCCTTGATAGTAATCGCGGAATGCACGGCGGCCTCTGTGCTCACGGTGCCTGGGTAAATTGCCGAGAATGCGTGGACGGCCTCCCTTGTTATTAACACGTATCGCACGTTGGTGCGCTGCGGATGAGCCGTCACTCCACCGCGGTTgtttagtagctaaggtactcggctgctgacccgcaggtcgcgggatcgaatcccggctgcggcggctgcattttcaatgaaggagaaaatattgtaggcccgtgtgctcagatttgcgtgcacgttaaagaaccctgggtggtcgaaatttccggagcccttcactacggcgtctctcgtgatcatatcgtggctttgtcATGttgaactccacaaataaatcaatgcTGATGAGCCATCACGGAGGCCTAGACCCCGTCCccgatagggggggggggcagtggcggcaggtgagcAAGTATCGCAAGGGCCTAGACGCCGTCTTGCACTTACTAGAAGCTGCACTTACTGCGGCTGCACGGTGCCGAGTGCTTTGGATGAAGACTCGTCGACGTAGAAGTTTGTCTGGTGCAATCCTTTCGAATGTGCCATTGTAATTAAATGCGATAAAGAACAGCCAGCCTGAAATAACGGCGTTGTCTCTTTGTTCAATTTCTTTTgtttgtatgtatgcatgtatgtatgtatgtatgtatgtatgtatgtatgtatgtatgtatgtatgtatgtatgtatgtatgtatgtatgtatgtattgtttaTGTAGTCAATACTGCCGACTTTTATGCGAAGCCGTAGGCAGAATAGGGTGCATACTTATGTATTTTATATATCATTttacaatagaaaaaaatcaACAGGAATGACTTATAACAAATGCAATGcgtcgagagaaaaaaaatgtagaagAGTTCCAAGTAGTAAACATTGAAAACATCAGTCAATGTAACAAGTCTTGCCCCTATTAGACAGAATAAGCAACTTTGCCGAAAAACGCACCAACTACTGATCCAGAAAAACAATGAGCAAATACGAACAAAACGACTAATttactaaggttgcacggcgggctagttggttattcatgtagcgccgtgtatgtgttctgtgttttcttctctgttcCGTTCTgcatgcgctatacctcgaacaacatgactAATAGACACAATAAGCAAAAAGTAACAGGTGTGAACAAAGTACCATACGAACGACCTAGTGCGCAATATAGCAAAGCAATAGAACTCATACACACAGAAGATCTTAGATGCAGTGccaattataataataataagattaatagtcataataataataataataataataatagtattgtTATATAATGACAACAAATCGATTGAAGGATGAAAGGCCAATTCGCTACCGCATTCATGAATGAAGAAGCAGTTGTGCTTGATGCAGCttcttatgtggttcttaaagggaaaagaagagaaaagtgagccccgtaactgtctgcatctggtgcgacacaTCAACAGTAGGTCACAAGTTATGGGGGTAAAATGGAATTATAAGAATAAGACTGAAGGTGCATATAGGGAGAGAGGAAGTAGAGAGCGAGACACAGGGACAGTGGACGACAGAAGTAAGAGAAGACAGcaagatggacacggtcacaggagcccgaggacggggcaccacttggcgagagctcttgtcagcgtccggagatggcatagggcgaatccagtcagccagagctaagCTGTCGTCggggatcggcgtcaggagatggcgaatgaccagcccagtcggccagagctgcactgttgtcggagatcgcgagggcccAAATggttggcacgaaatccagcgagccaGTCCTGATGCAGCTTGATCGAGCAGTGAGTTCCAACTAGTTACTGTTCGAGAGAAATTGATGTTTGGAAAGTTGTTGTCTTACATGAAAATTCTGAAATTTCTTGCTACGGTGCGACTATGTTGCTTGCAATTTTGATGGTTGAATATATTTGGGCACGGCGGCTATatcattgggcacggcggctctgCCAGTATGGCGTCTAATCCGTTCGTCTTCCTACTGCAGATGTTCGTGGGACCGGCGCTTCTCGGCATCGCTAGAAGCGCCGAACTACATGGATTGCCTTGGACTGCACTAGACCATGACGTCACCAGCTGCCACGCGCTTCCAAATACAACCAGCCACATGGATAATCTACAGTATCTGCCACTGCATCACCGGACCTTAACGTGCGCCGACCACTTGGCGCATCACTTCATACCAGCGCCACCGCCCACCAAGCTTATAAATTGCCTACCCGCCAGCACCGCAGctattgggcacggcggctctgCCAGTATGGCGTCTAATCCTTTCATCTTCCTACTGCAGATGTTCGTGGGACCGGCGCTTCTCGGCATCGCTAGAAGCGCCGAACTACATGGATTGCCCTAGACTGCACTAGACCATGACGTCACCAGCTGCCACGCGCTTCCAAATACAACCAGCCACATGGATAATCTACAGTA encodes:
- the LOC119165552 gene encoding uncharacterized protein LOC119165552 isoform X4 — translated: MEAKALAAILVLMSTSYTYGADVKQFVGMPEKLWTVKTTNTAHIRCEVDQRVSIRALSVIFNRSYLTRNHRRVLRIRGVFDNRRKRRMTLFYGDTFLSTEKMVYMDPDKTCAVFKVESLVDCIWHTFNHWNP